The following is a genomic window from Nitrosomonas communis.
ACACAAGGATTCATTAGCGCAATATGGGCGTGTCTACGAAAAAAATTGGGGTCACCCATTAGCCGTCCTAAGTCAAGAGCACGAACAAAATTCTCGCCATTCGGCGATAAGATAACTACCCATAACACCCTTGCTAAACATTTTGCTGAAATTCCTCGCACCCTTTGCTTCAAATTATGATGATGTCAATCGCACCAGTCACCCATCAGGATCAAGCAACAACCTATGGGGTCAGGTCTTACATTTGACATCACTACCCTAATATTTTAACCTTCAACAAGTTTAAATCTATATAGAATGCACAAATGGCAAGACCTTTACGCATTGAATTTGGCGGGGCGCTGTATCATGTAACAGCACGCGGCAATGCACGGGAAGATATTCAATAATGACAACATTGATCGCCAACAGTTTTTGCTGTTGCTACAGAACACGATCAATCGTTATGACTGGTATTGCCATGCCTATTGTCTCATGGACAATCACTACCATTTATTAATTGAAACCAATACTCCAACCTTGTCCAAAGGAATGAAGTATCTCAACGGCACTTACACGCAATATTTCAATCGGCAGCATCAGCGTGTTGGCCACGTGTTTCAAGGTCGTTTCAAAGCCATCCTGGTGCAGAAAGATGCCTATCTGTTCGAATTGGCGCGTTATATTGCCTTGAACCCGGTGCGAGCACAGATGGTGCGAAGTGCCAGAGCGTGGCGCTGGAGCAGTTATCGCGCAACCGCTGGATATGAAAAAACGCTGCCTGTTTAACTACTGAATAGAGCCTTGCTGGAATAACAGGCCAATATGAAAACTTCGAGGTAAAAAAACCGCTTCTCTATCGGGCGCGGTTATCCGCCTATGAAAAAAATGTGTTCAGCACCTGGACGGGATATATCCGTATTGATCAGTAGTGTCAAATGATGATAATGACAGAATATATCTTGATAGAGTGATAGTCAGCGGTATCAACCAGTTGATTTCGATAACTCAATATCAACTAGCTTGTTTATTTCTGGCGAGATAATTTTTAGAAGTATGTCACCCTGTCCATTATCCAAGCCTGCTTTTTCGAATATTTCACTCGTTCTGTCAGAAAATGATTCGTCAGAAAAAAATTGACTTGGCGGATATCCTCTAGCTTGCGAAGCTGTTAATTCAATATACTTTGATGCTAAGTCAATATAGCTACAATAAAGCATTTTATCTGAAAGTCGAGAATAACACCTCGCTACTTTCTCAATCATGCCATATACCCCGTGTTTTTTGTAACCGGCAACTGCTTCCTGTGATGCTTTAGTCATTTCTTTTGTAATGTCTTGAGAAAATTGAGCATATACTGAAGACATAAAAGCACAAATTACTATAAACAGGATTATTTTTATCGTTCTCATATTCTCATTTCCTAGCTCGACCTTTGCCTATAGCAACCCTTAAACCCAACCCTTAGAGTCAGGCCTTACAATTGACATCACTACCCTAATATTTTAACCTTCAACAAGTTTAAATTCACATAGCATGCACAGATGGCAAGACCTTTACGCATTGAATTTGCTGGAGCGCTGTATCATGTGACAGCACGCGGCAACGCACGGGAAAATATCTATCATGATGATATTGATCGTCAACAGTTTTTGCTGTTGCTACAGAACACAGTCAATCGTTATGACTGGTATTGCCATGCCTATTGTCTCATGGACAATCACTACCATTTATTAATTGAAACCAACTCTCCCACCCTGTCCAAGGGAATGAAGTATCTCAACGGCACTTACACGCCATATTTCAATCGGCAGCATCAGCGTGTTGGCCACGTATTTCAAGGCCGTTTCAAAGCCATCCTGGTGCAGAAAGATGCCTATCTGCTGGAATTGGCGCGTTACATTGCCTTGAATCCGGTGCGGGCACAGATGGTGCGAAGCGCCAAAGCGTGGCGCTGGAGCAGTTATCGCGCAACGGCTGGATATGAGAAAAATGATGCCTGTTTAACTACTGAATGGATTCTCGCTGGATTTGATAAAACAAAGCGTGTCGCGCAGCAACGCTATCGAGGTTTTGTTAGGGCCGGCAAAGAGCAACCTTCCCCCTGGCAGTGGTTGAAGAACCAGATTTATTTAGGTGATGATAATTTTATCAATGATATGCAACGCAAGCTTAAATCTGAACAATCACTCAAAGATATACCCAGAAAGCAAAAACAAGCCCCCATCAAATCACTGAGCTTTTTTGTTGATCGCTATAAAAACCGTGATGAAGGTATGGCTCAGGCGTATTTAAGCGGACACTATACGCTCGCTCAAGTGGGTGAGCATTTTGGCGTGAGTTATGCTACCGTAAGTCGGGCTGTGAAGCAGGCGGAAAAGAGCAAGCGGTAGTGTCAAATTAAGGTCTAACCCTGAGGAATCCCTGGGATAATTTAAGCGCGATTGCCTTGGTAGTTCGGTGAGGAGCATCATCACACAGGCATGGAGCCGACAGCGCTGAAAACGCACATATTTTTAGGGTCTACCATTGAATTTGTGGATGACACAGACCGACTAATGCATGTCCCCTATTCTTGTTATAAATCTATTCTTTTAATACGAAGCTAAATGGTTGAAAGGCAATAACAGGTACTGGCTGACCATTTTGCAAGGGAGGTTTACATCGCCAGGTTTTAACTGCAGTAATAGCGGCCTCATCTAGACGAGAGTAGCCGCTGCTGTTAGTAACTTGCGCCTTTTTAACGCGACCACTTTCATCCAATTCCAGTTTTAGCATTAATTTACCATGCTCGCCAAGTATGCGCGACCGGGAAGGATAGGAAGGGGAATTCATGACTGGGCAGATAACCGATAGTTCTGAAGACAACATAACTGGACCAGAAGGCATTTGCGTACCGGATCCTGCTCCGGATCCTCCACCAGCTCCTGGGTGCCCTGCCATGGCTACATTTGCAGCACTGGATGATTCTTGACCGTCTGTAGGTTGCGGTAATGTCGTTTTCTCCTTAGCCTTGCCGGATGCTCGGGCAATCGCTTTCGATGGTCTTGACACAACAGAAGTTGTTTTCTCCTGATGAATTTGCTTGGGTGCTGAGGGTTTCTTCTCCGGCCGATATAACGGTTGCCCTATAAGAGGTGAGGGAGCACTTTGGGTTGCGGGGGCGATTTGGGGGAGTGATACTAATCTAAACGTGATAGTTTCGTCCTCTATCCGATCATTTTTCTGCACCAAATTAATGGGCAACATTGTGATTGCGCTATGCACAAGACATGTCACCAAGATTGGCATAGGCCAACCGTGCAGCTGATTCATGGCGCTTCAGCTTCAGGCTTCTGAGTCGCAATACTCACTGATGTAAATCCGACTACCTGAACATCACTTAAGATCTGCACGAGCCGCTGCACCGGTACTGATCGATCCGCCACTAAAAGCACTGTCTGGTAACGCGATATCTTTGATTGCAGCTCATGCTTAAGCCCGCTTAATTCAATCTCCTCGTTCTCAACCTTAATTGTGCCCGTGACAGGTATGGTGATCACCAGAGATTCAATTTCCGCTTCATTAGATGATTCCGCTTCTGGAACCGAGATATCGAGCGTCTGAATCCGTTGAAAATTAGCAGCAAGAATAATAAAAATGACCAGGGTAAATATACAATCAATTAAGGGCGTGAGGTTGATTGTGGGTGATGTGCGTTGCCGAGTTTCAAAATCCATCTGTCACCTCCGGTTTGGCTTCGTTCCTGGGTGCAACGTAGAAGATGCTCTGTATAATGTCACCCAAGTGAAGACGAACATTGTCTAAACGACTTGAAAGATAGTCATGGATAGCAAGGGTCGGCACTGAAATCGTCAGGCCGGCTGCCGTCGTTACTAATGCCTCCCAGATTCCCGACGAAAGGTCTGAGAGATTGATGCTGGAATTACCGGCTTCCTGAAGGTCCATAAACATTTTGATCATCCCAAATACCGTACCGAGCAGGCCAAGGAGTGGCGCAATCTGAGCGATAAAGGAGAGCAGTGAAAGGTTCTTTTCCAGCTTCTGTATTTGTAGGGTGGCGACCCGTCTAGCCTCAGATTCTGCAAGCTCAGGCCGTTCCGTGAGTGCCTTCGCAGCGGCGCATACCACGCGAGCGGCAGGGTGAGAATGGTGATTACAAGCCCTGCTCACCGCATTGAAATCTCCTAAACGGGTAAGATTTAGTACCTCTTCGAACCAGCTTAGATCGGATA
Proteins encoded in this region:
- a CDS encoding MotA/TolQ/ExbB proton channel family protein — its product is MNGNKEILLGEILAQGGWTMVPLYVCSIVALAVSIRKLIEYRALHLSDLSWFEEVLNLTRLGDFNAVSRACNHHSHPAARVVCAAAKALTERPELAESEARRVATLQIQKLEKNLSLLSFIAQIAPLLGLLGTVFGMIKMFMDLQEAGNSSINLSDLSSGIWEALVTTAAGLTISVPTLAIHDYLSSRLDNVRLHLGDIIQSIFYVAPRNEAKPEVTDGF
- a CDS encoding ExbD/TolR family protein, which produces MDFETRQRTSPTINLTPLIDCIFTLVIFIILAANFQRIQTLDISVPEAESSNEAEIESLVITIPVTGTIKVENEEIELSGLKHELQSKISRYQTVLLVADRSVPVQRLVQILSDVQVVGFTSVSIATQKPEAEAP
- a CDS encoding transposase, yielding MARPLRIEFAGALYHVTARGNARENIYHDDIDRQQFLLLLQNTVNRYDWYCHAYCLMDNHYHLLIETNSPTLSKGMKYLNGTYTPYFNRQHQRVGHVFQGRFKAILVQKDAYLLELARYIALNPVRAQMVRSAKAWRWSSYRATAGYEKNDACLTTEWILAGFDKTKRVAQQRYRGFVRAGKEQPSPWQWLKNQIYLGDDNFINDMQRKLKSEQSLKDIPRKQKQAPIKSLSFFVDRYKNRDEGMAQAYLSGHYTLAQVGEHFGVSYATVSRAVKQAEKSKR
- a CDS encoding transposase, with amino-acid sequence MHGKIFNNDNIDRQQFLLLLQNTINRYDWYCHAYCLMDNHYHLLIETNTPTLSKGMKYLNGTYTQYFNRQHQRVGHVFQGRFKAILVQKDAYLFELARYIALNPVRAQMVRSARAWRWSSYRATAGYEKTLPV
- a CDS encoding energy transducer TonB, whose translation is MNQLHGWPMPILVTCLVHSAITMLPINLVQKNDRIEDETITFRLVSLPQIAPATQSAPSPLIGQPLYRPEKKPSAPKQIHQEKTTSVVSRPSKAIARASGKAKEKTTLPQPTDGQESSSAANVAMAGHPGAGGGSGAGSGTQMPSGPVMLSSELSVICPVMNSPSYPSRSRILGEHGKLMLKLELDESGRVKKAQVTNSSGYSRLDEAAITAVKTWRCKPPLQNGQPVPVIAFQPFSFVLKE